In Bacillus thuringiensis, the DNA window AGGTGTGGGTAGCGGAGAAATTCCAATCGAACCTGGAGATAGCTGGTTCTCCCCGAAATAGCTTTAGGGCTAGCCTTAAGTGTAAGAGTCTTGGAGGTAGAGCACTGATTGAACTAGGGGTCCTCATCGGATTACCGAATTCAGTCAAACTCCGAATGCCAATGACTTATCCTTAGGAGTCAGACTGCGAGTGATAAGATCCGTAGTCAAGAGGGAAACAGCCCAGATCGCCAGCTAAGGTCCCAAAGTGTGTATTAAGTGGAAAAGGATGTGGAGTTGCTTAGACAACTAGGATGTTGGCTTAGAAGCAGCCACCATTTAAAGAGTGCGTAATAGCTCACTAGTCGAGTGACTCTGCGCCGAAAATGTACCGGGGCTAAATACACCACCGAAGCTGCGAATTGATACCAATGGTATCAGTGGTAGGGGAGCGTTCTAAGTGCAGTGAAGTCAGACCGGAAGGACTGGTGGAGCGCTTAGAAGTGAGAATGCCGGTATGAGTAGCGAAAGACGGGTGAGAATCCCGTCCACCGAATGCCTAAGGTTTCCTGAGGAAGGCTCGTCCGCTCAGGGTTAGTCAGGACCTAAGCCGAGGCCGACAGGCGTAGGCGATGGACAACAGGTTGATATTCCTGTACCACCTCTTTATCGTTTGAGCAATGGAGGGACGCAGAAGGATAGAAGAAGCGTGCGATTGGTTGTGCACGTCCAAGCAGTTAGGCTGATAAGTAGGCAAATCCGCTTATCGTGAAGGCTGAGCTGTGATGGGGAAGCTCCTTATGGAGCGAAGTCTTTGATTCCCCGCTGCCAAGAAAAGCTTCTAGCGAGATAAAAGGTGCCTGTACCGCAAACCGACACAGGTAGGCGAGGAGAGAATCCTAAGGTGTGCGAGAGAACTCTGGTTAAGGAACTCGGCAAAATGACCCCGTAACTTCGGGAGAAGGGGTGCTTTCTTAACGGAAAGCCGCAGTGAATAGGCCCAAGCGACTGTTTAGCAAAAACACAGGTCTCTGCGAAGCCGTAAGGCGAAGTATAGGGGCTGACACCTGCCCGGTGCTGGAAGGTTAAGGAGAGGGGTTAGCGTAAGCGAAGCTCTGAACTGAAGCCCCAGTAAACGGCGGCCGTAACTATAACGGTCCTAAGGTAGCGAAATTCCTTGTCGGGTAAGTTCCGACCCGCACGAAAGGTGTAACGATTTGGGCACTGTCTCAACCAGAGACTCGGTGAAATTATAGTACCTGTGAAGATGCAGGTTACCCGCGACAGGACGGAAAGACCCCGTGGAGCTTTACTGTAGCCTGATATTGAATTTTGGTACAGTTTGTACAGGATAGGCGGGAGCCATTGAAACCGGAGCGCTAGCTTCGGTGGAGGCGCTGGTGGGATACCGCCCTGACTGTATTGAAATTCTAACCTACGGGTCTTATCGACCCGGGAGACAGTGTCAGGTGGGCAGTTTGACTGGGGCGGTCGCCTCCTAAAGTGTAACGGAGGCGCCCAAAGGTTCCCTCAGAATGGTTGGAAATCATTCGTAGAGTGCAAAGGCATAAGGGAGCTTGACTGCGAGACCTACAAGTCGAGCAGGGACGAAAGTCGGGCTTAGTGATCCGGTGGTTCCGCATGGAAGGGCCATCGCTCAACGGATAAAAGCTACCCCGGGGATAACAGGCTTATCTCCCCCAAGAGTCCACATCGACGGGGAGGTTTGGCACCTCGATGTCGGCTCATCGCATCCTGGGGCTGTAGTCGGTCCCAAGGGTTGGGCTGTTCGCCCATTAAAGCGGTACGCGAGCTGGGTTCAGAACGTCGTGAGACAGTTCGGTCCCTATCCGTCGTGGGCGTAGGAAATTTGAGAGGAGCTGTCCTTAGTACGAGAGGACCGGGATGGACGCACCGCTGGTGTACCAGTTGTTCTGCCAAGGGCATAGCTGGGTAGCTATGTGCGGAAGGGATAAGTGCTGAAAGCATCTAAGCATGAAGCCCCCTCAAGATGAGATTTCCCATAGCGTAAGCTAGTAAGATCCCTGAAAGATGATCAGGTTGATAGGTTCGAGGTGGAAGCATGGTGACATGTGGAGCTGACGAATACTAATAGATCGAGGACTTAACCATATAATATGAAGCAAATGTTATCTAGTTTTGAAGGAATATACCTTCATCAGTTTGGTGATGATGGCAGAGAGGTCACACCCGTTCCCATACCGAACACGGAAGTTAAGCTCTCTAGCGCCGATGGTAGTTGGGACCTTGTCCCTGTGAGAGTAGGACGTCGCCAAGCAACTGTAAGACGAGTCAGAATGACTCGTCTTTTTTGTATGCTTTCATACCTCTGTTAATTGCCTGCTTAACACCTTCTAAATAGGCGAATCCATGCTTTTTATCTGGTTCTAAGTAAGTACCTTCTGCCCATTCATTCCACGCATTAATAAATAAAAACTGGCTGTTGTAAAGAGAATAGGTACGTTGAATTTGCTTACTTAAATATATCGTAAACTTTCTAGGAGTGGAGCCTAGGAAGATGCTGCTATTTAAGTCTTTGCGGCGTGCCGTGTTGTCCCAGTCGACAAAGGCACCGGGAAATGTTTTTTTCTCTGTAGGAGATCGCTTTAGTATATACATCCACACTTTATCATAATCCCAAGCGCTTATTTGTTTACCAGACTCATATATTGTCTTATTTATGTCTGAAGAGCTATCATGAGCAATTGTATAAAAAGGCTCAAATTGAATACTAGCATCAAATCCATTTATATTAGGAAGTGGAAAGCTGTTTAATGTTTCTGCGAAGTATATACCTTTCAAACCATTTTCTTGTGCGAGTGTATTCCAGTAATTAAGCATTTGCTCACAATCAGGGATATGCCCAGGACGATAAATAATGAATAGTGGTTTATCATCTATACGGATATACCTCTCATCTTGGAAAGCTTGTAATAAATACTCAAAGTGTTCTTTCCAATCCGATAACTCTCCGTAATTTTGAGGCATTAATATGTGACTATCAAGACCATCCCAAGTTTTTGTCCACGGTTCATTTGCCCAAGAAAGGCAAAATGGAAAATCTGGTTCGCCCGTCTTAAGTACTTCATTAAAGGGTGTCTCCAATAGCCTCTTTCCTTTAAACCAGTAATGGTAATAACAAAAACCATATATGCCGTACGCTTTGGCAATTTTTGCTTGCCACTTTCTTACGGATGGGTTGGTTAAGTCATAATAAAAATCTTGATAAGGTTCTCTAGGTTGATAATGTCCTGAAAATAAAGGTCGTGCACTTTTAGTATTTGTCCATTCGGTAAAACCTTTCCCCCACCATTGGTTATTTTCTTTTATTTGATGAAACTGTGGTAAGTAAAAAGCGATTAT includes these proteins:
- a CDS encoding glycosyltransferase WbsX family protein: MKIIAFYLPQFHQIKENNQWWGKGFTEWTNTKSARPLFSGHYQPREPYQDFYYDLTNPSVRKWQAKIAKAYGIYGFCYYHYWFKGKRLLETPFNEVLKTGEPDFPFCLSWANEPWTKTWDGLDSHILMPQNYGELSDWKEHFEYLLQAFQDERYIRIDDKPLFIIYRPGHIPDCEQMLNYWNTLAQENGLKGIYFAETLNSFPLPNINGFDASIQFEPFYTIAHDSSSDINKTIYESGKQISAWDYDKVWMYILKRSPTEKKTFPGAFVDWDNTARRKDLNSSIFLGSTPRKFTIYLSKQIQRTYSLYNSQFLFINAWNEWAEGTYLEPDKKHGFAYLEGVKQAINRGMKAYKKDESF